One Temnothorax longispinosus isolate EJ_2023e chromosome 8, Tlon_JGU_v1, whole genome shotgun sequence genomic region harbors:
- the LOC139817445 gene encoding uncharacterized protein, translating into MEMDVAEDAEAALDPRIQIELENLNNAADNINKLETELDEAHTAFGQLLSDTTRRLKEITDKLGTSCIEKARCYYEALEMAHQAQVQCQQQAQLFQRASEIHAAAKETVALAEARFMSHQHEWNFDQAWQDMLNHATIKVMDADNQKAECGREHHRRAMLFHDAEKRLLQLEEKHRNAIIKARPYFEVKTQCDQMLATQKDRVEYLQQAVKEAKRNYATSLRTLEEISNQIHQQRRDYDIVAKGPREPGVGAELIGSDTRQKYKNEFNDSDSHKISPIRYNENGNSEKLHDIEKSCSTKNDAEHLDKRSVDGSESKFTQWELELQASVEKLNRLSMENSLHVEERDAQSSSDLRSDTIEVNTVNGTCYDPLSGVELSKTRNLNHFSRSTENPGTLERDRFSRSNLLKSGSTIDSTTALRGASALALKSNTSKSLNSSPVNRGTSNFENRITEKAGSAGISKYVPNRISQFNIKDRKTQSSWDINAPNNADVGATREELGRDRHSDTNDTLANKSHVQLTNLRIAQVSNIEFLPAESSSSGRHVAASPGVSQYSTNSQGDVAFLQSRSSSSILQKSASCSANSSPIKRKNLLISSARSLDTGSADQLDKGSISKKIASKTASIKELPLLSLFGQTSALSAALRSKSSSMINLGSKRNLKTLLDNTHLGNIQAISAERLANVRQKLVNDCPEAKTGDVKK; encoded by the exons ATGGAGATGGATGTCGCGGAGGACGCCGAGGCCGCGCTGGACCCGCGCATCCAG ATCGAGTTGGAGAACTTGAACAATGCAGCagacaatattaataagcTGGAGACTGAATTGGAT gaAGCCCACACTGCTTTTGGGCAGCTCCTTTCGGATACAACAAGGAGGCTGAAAGAAATTACGGATAAACTGGGCACTAGCTGCATTGAAAAGGCAAGATGTTATTACGAAGCACTGGAGATGGCTCATCAAGCTCAG GTGCAGTGTCAGCAGCAGGCGCAGCTATTTCAAAGAGCCAGCGAAATTCACGCAGCGGCGAAGGAAACAGTCGCCCTGGCCGAAGCGCGATTCATGTCTCATCAGCATGAGTGGAATTTTGACCAGGCATGGCAGGATATGCTCAATCATGCTACCATTAAA GTCATGGACGCGGACAATCAAAAGGCGGAGTGCGGTCGAGAACATCACAGACGGGCGATGTTGTTCCACGACGCCGAGAAAAGGCTATTGCAATTGGAGGAGAAGCATCgaaatgcaataataaaagcGAGACCGTACTTTGAGGTGAAGACCCAGTGCGATCAGATGCTGGCGACGCAGAAGGACAGAGTAGAGTACCTGCAGCAAGCTGTTAAGGAAGCCAAGCGTAATTATGCAACGAGTCTCCGAACGTTGGAAGAAATTAGTAATCAGATACACCAGCAACGAAGAGATTATG atATCGTGGCTAAGGGACCGCGAGAACCTGGCGTCGGTGCCGAGCTCATTGGTTCAGACACACGCCAGAAGTATAAGAACGAGTTTAATGATTCCGACAGTCACAAAATATCTCCCATTAGATATAACGAAAACGGGAACAGTGAAAAACTGCACGATATCGAA aagtcTTGCTCGACGAAGAATGATGCGGAACATCTTGACAAGAGATCCGTCGACGGCAGCGAGAGCAAGTTCACGCAATGGGAGCTCGAGTTGCAAGCCAGtgtggaaaaattaaatcgcTTGTCGATGGAGAATTCGTTACATGTCGAGGAGCGCGATGCACAAAGTTCTTCCGATCTGCGATCTGACACGATTGAAGTCAACACCGTGAACGGGACGTGCTATGATCCTTTATCTGGAGTCGAACTGTCTAAAACGCgtaatttaaatcatttttcgaGATCGACTGAAAATCCGGGGACTCTCGAAAGGGACAGATTTAGCAGATCGAACTTGCTCAAATCGGGCTCGACGATCGATTCGACGACGGCGTTACGCGGCGCGTCGGCGCTCGCTTTAAAGAGCAATACTTCGAAATCATTGAACAGTAGTCCAGTGAATAGAGGTACGTCCAATTTCGAGAATAGGATCACCGAGAAAGCGGGAAGCGCAGGTATATCGAAATACGTGCCAAACAGAATCTCTCAATTCAATATTAAGGATAGGAAAACACAGAGCAGCTGGGACATTAACGCCCCTAACAATGCCGACGTGGGTGCTACGAGGGAGGAACTGGGAAGAGATAGACATAGTGATACAAACGATACATTAGCCAATAAGAGCCACGTACAACTTACGAATTTACGTATCGCGCAAGTTTCTAATATCGAGTTCCTGCCTGCGGAATCTAGTTCATCGGGACGTCACGTCGCAGCGTCTCCCGGCGTCAGCCAATACTCGACGAACTCGCAGGGCGATGTCGCATTCTTGCAATCACGATCTAGCTCCAGTATTCTGCAAAAGAGTGCGTCATGCAGTGCCAATTCCAGTCCGATAAAACGAAAGAACCTATTAATATCGTCCGCCAGATCCTTGGATACCGGGAGCGCGGACCAGCTCGACAAGGGTtcaatttccaaaaagatcgcgAGTAAAACCGCCAGTATTAAAGAGTTACCGTTACTATCGCTCTTCGGACAAACGTCCGCGTTATCAGCGGCGCTCAGAAGCAAGAGTAGCAGCATGATCAATTTGGGCAGTAAACGAAACCTGAAGACGCTGCTGGACAATACTCATCTGGGCAATATACAGGCGATCAGCGCGGAGAGATTGGCGAACGTGAGGCAAAAGTTGGTCAACGATTGTCCGGAGGCGAAGACGGGCGATGTTAAGAAATAA